From the Natrarchaeobaculum aegyptiacum genome, one window contains:
- a CDS encoding GMP synthase subunit A, producing the protein MTTIVVVDNHGQFTHLEQRSLRDLGVDAHLVDNETPPEDLEVDPDGIVLSGGPDMDRIGESPAYLEVDVPVLGICLGMQLIADQLGGTVGSGDYGGYADVTVEIVDSDDPLTGSLAPETRVWASHADEVKTLPEGFELTARSDVCGVEAMSDTDRDLYGVQWHPEVAHTEEGEAIFENFLEICEA; encoded by the coding sequence ATGACGACTATCGTCGTGGTGGACAACCACGGGCAGTTCACCCATCTGGAACAGCGATCCCTGCGCGACCTCGGCGTCGACGCTCACCTGGTAGACAACGAAACACCACCCGAAGACCTCGAGGTCGACCCCGACGGGATCGTCCTCTCGGGCGGCCCCGACATGGACCGCATCGGCGAGTCACCGGCCTACCTCGAGGTGGACGTCCCCGTCCTCGGCATCTGTCTGGGGATGCAACTGATCGCCGACCAGCTCGGCGGCACCGTCGGCAGCGGGGACTACGGCGGGTACGCAGACGTCACCGTCGAAATCGTCGACAGCGACGATCCGCTCACCGGCTCGCTCGCCCCCGAGACCCGCGTCTGGGCGAGTCACGCCGACGAGGTCAAGACGCTGCCCGAAGGCTTCGAGTTGACCGCCCGGAGCGACGTCTGCGGCGTCGAGGCGATGAGCGACACCGACCGGGACCTCTACGGCGTCCAGTGGCACCCCGAGGTCGCCCACACGGAAGAGGGTGAGGCTATCTTCGAGAACTTCCTCGAGATCTGCGAGGCCTGA
- a CDS encoding DEAD/DEAH box helicase — MTADQTDDRDRTRDRDVDAASGSTDEADDCDAFTLADFHEASQRAGRPVLTAAAVARALERSHEDVNGGLEALAERGDLERLSVATDPVVWYPSELEDLTDRERVVVFPKRREIVVDRPDQFTRAQLSQFAHLADGNGDSGYRYVVRPEDVWAAPHDTFEALRRTIRQALGQREERLEEWIESQWDRARQFRLVTHEDGYTVLEATSPEVMGNVARQKLDEEHVHAPISETEDWVREGSEAAIKRILYEAGYPVQDQRDLESGEDLEIDLQVSLRPYQRTWVDRFEEAGEGVFVGPPGSGKTIAAMGAMARVEGETLVLVPSRDLARQWADAIVEHTSLGPAQVGQYHGGQKNVRPVTITTYQIAGMDRHRSLFDDRQWGLVVFDECQHVPSDVYRRSTHLQSRHRLGLSASPIREDDRQTEIFTLVGPPIGTDWQALFDAGFVAEPELEIRYVPWGDDEQQNAYGSAEGRERYRIAAENRGKVPEIRYLLAAHPESTALVFVDYLDQGRDLAAALDVPFLSGETPHHERRRLLESFRRGDRDVLVISRVGDEGIDLPAADLAIVASGLGGSRRQGTQRVGRTMRPVGGALVYVLATRGTREEDFARRQLQHLGRKGVTVRERSVDPDERARGADEGDDTAADDADPGEESSVSE; from the coding sequence GTGACAGCGGATCAGACGGACGACCGCGATAGAACTCGGGACCGCGACGTCGACGCCGCGTCCGGATCGACGGACGAGGCCGACGACTGCGACGCCTTCACCCTCGCGGACTTCCACGAGGCGAGCCAGCGGGCAGGCCGACCGGTGCTCACGGCCGCCGCGGTCGCGCGCGCCCTCGAGCGCTCCCACGAGGACGTCAACGGAGGTCTCGAAGCCCTCGCCGAGCGCGGCGACCTCGAGCGACTCTCGGTGGCGACCGACCCCGTGGTCTGGTACCCGAGCGAACTCGAGGACCTGACCGACCGCGAGCGCGTGGTGGTCTTTCCGAAGCGCCGCGAGATCGTCGTCGACCGACCGGACCAGTTCACGCGCGCACAGCTCTCGCAGTTCGCCCACCTCGCCGACGGCAACGGCGACTCTGGGTACCGGTACGTCGTTCGCCCCGAGGACGTCTGGGCAGCCCCGCACGACACGTTCGAAGCGCTCCGGCGGACGATCCGGCAGGCCCTCGGCCAGCGCGAAGAGCGCCTCGAGGAGTGGATCGAGAGCCAGTGGGACCGGGCGCGTCAGTTCCGGCTCGTGACCCACGAGGACGGCTACACCGTGCTCGAGGCAACGAGCCCGGAGGTGATGGGGAACGTCGCCCGACAGAAACTCGACGAGGAGCACGTCCACGCGCCCATCTCCGAGACCGAAGACTGGGTGCGAGAGGGCTCGGAGGCTGCGATCAAGCGTATCCTCTACGAGGCCGGCTACCCGGTTCAGGACCAGCGCGACCTCGAGTCCGGCGAGGACCTCGAGATCGACCTGCAGGTCTCGCTGCGGCCGTACCAGCGGACCTGGGTCGATCGATTCGAGGAGGCCGGCGAGGGCGTCTTCGTCGGCCCGCCCGGTAGCGGGAAGACGATCGCCGCGATGGGCGCGATGGCTCGCGTCGAGGGTGAAACGCTCGTGCTCGTTCCAAGTCGAGACCTCGCACGCCAGTGGGCCGATGCGATCGTCGAGCACACGTCGCTCGGACCCGCACAGGTCGGCCAGTACCACGGCGGCCAGAAGAACGTCCGGCCGGTGACGATCACTACCTACCAGATCGCTGGGATGGACCGCCACCGCTCGCTGTTCGACGACCGCCAGTGGGGCCTCGTCGTCTTCGACGAGTGTCAGCACGTCCCCAGCGACGTCTATCGCCGGAGTACCCACCTGCAATCTCGCCATCGCCTCGGCCTCTCGGCCAGCCCGATCCGCGAGGACGATCGCCAGACCGAGATATTCACCCTCGTCGGCCCGCCGATCGGCACCGACTGGCAGGCACTGTTCGACGCCGGATTCGTGGCGGAACCGGAACTCGAGATCCGGTACGTTCCGTGGGGCGACGACGAACAGCAAAACGCCTACGGCTCCGCCGAGGGGCGCGAGCGGTATCGGATCGCGGCCGAGAATCGAGGGAAGGTCCCGGAGATTCGCTACCTGCTCGCCGCCCATCCCGAGTCGACGGCGCTCGTCTTCGTCGACTATCTGGATCAGGGCCGGGACCTCGCGGCCGCCCTCGACGTGCCCTTCCTCTCGGGAGAGACGCCCCACCACGAGCGGCGACGGCTCCTCGAGTCGTTCCGCCGGGGCGATCGCGACGTGCTCGTGATCTCGCGCGTGGGCGACGAGGGAATCGACCTGCCGGCGGCGGACCTCGCCATCGTGGCTTCCGGACTCGGCGGGTCGCGCCGGCAGGGAACCCAGCGCGTCGGGCGAACGATGCGTCCGGTGGGCGGCGCGCTCGTCTACGTGCTCGCGACGCGAGGCACCCGTGAGGAAGACTTCGCCCGTCGCCAGCTTCAGCACCTCGGCCGGAAGGGCGTCACCGTGCGCGAGCGGTCGGTCGATCCCGACGAGCGCGCTCGAGGGGCCGACGAGGGCGACGACACCGCAGCCGACGACGCGGACCCGGGTGAGGAGTCGTCCGTGTCGGAGTGA
- a CDS encoding DUF7139 domain-containing protein has protein sequence MTSLTEVYDGNAREVSSLRRLKAGTALVVLGALLSIVALLLATTDLLAGVAATIGDPFGTVEATARANADQYAAVRVAGVLAGLGVPAALVGVFIVLPAGRWVRAAGAISASLCLFGVTLFWYAYPLHWRGVGDDLTLQVSAVYLLGLFVALWCLFTAVVNFKTRNDPGGMLEMYVTQHNQTIVEAPEEPEPEPDTSGFGGVGFFGATPDGEVETQTNAPAGSADDTQRASRSQPTPEAEPDEGTILQNEPSRRSRSSSSATSSPTPGAPTPSSDGGSTTADISSPLESGPGADAGAEIVESPSPPTTSGSADRYCGNCTYFEYVRSNGGILPYCARHDTAMDDMDACEEWTPNSK, from the coding sequence ATGACAAGCCTGACGGAGGTCTACGACGGGAACGCCCGGGAGGTGTCGAGCCTCCGGCGGCTGAAAGCGGGGACGGCGCTCGTGGTACTCGGCGCGCTGCTGTCGATCGTCGCGCTCTTGCTCGCGACGACCGACCTGCTCGCAGGCGTCGCCGCGACGATCGGCGACCCGTTCGGAACGGTCGAAGCGACCGCGCGGGCGAACGCAGACCAGTACGCTGCGGTTCGCGTTGCCGGCGTCCTCGCCGGGCTGGGCGTCCCGGCTGCGCTCGTCGGCGTCTTCATCGTCCTGCCGGCCGGACGCTGGGTGCGAGCGGCAGGAGCCATCAGCGCGAGTCTCTGTCTGTTCGGCGTCACGCTGTTCTGGTACGCCTATCCGCTGCACTGGCGCGGCGTCGGCGACGACCTCACCCTGCAGGTCTCTGCAGTGTACCTCCTCGGACTGTTCGTCGCCCTCTGGTGTCTGTTCACCGCCGTCGTCAACTTCAAGACCCGGAACGACCCCGGCGGCATGCTCGAGATGTACGTCACCCAGCACAACCAGACGATCGTCGAAGCGCCGGAGGAACCGGAACCCGAGCCGGACACCTCGGGCTTCGGCGGCGTGGGATTCTTCGGGGCGACCCCCGACGGCGAGGTCGAGACGCAGACGAACGCACCGGCTGGGTCTGCTGACGATACCCAGCGCGCGTCCCGATCCCAGCCGACGCCGGAGGCCGAACCTGACGAGGGAACGATCCTGCAGAACGAGCCCTCCCGGCGGTCGCGGTCGTCCTCGAGCGCCACGTCTTCGCCCACTCCGGGTGCGCCCACTCCTTCGAGCGACGGCGGCTCGACCACCGCGGACATCTCCTCGCCGCTCGAGTCCGGTCCCGGTGCAGACGCCGGGGCGGAGATCGTCGAGTCGCCGTCGCCGCCCACCACGTCCGGCTCAGCGGACCGATACTGTGGCAACTGCACCTACTTCGAGTACGTTCGTTCGAACGGCGGGATCCTCCCCTACTGTGCGCGACACGACACCGCGATGGACGACATGGACGCCTGCGAGGAGTGGACGCCGAACAGCAAGTAA
- a CDS encoding DUF5789 family protein: MSDDEDEEHVTLGEHTPVEGAPLARVSSRLTWPKAKSDIVGREGDTVIRTPGGPQELAAVLESVDETHFERRQEFESHVRAVIGTGPIPTADE; encoded by the coding sequence ATGAGCGACGACGAGGACGAAGAACACGTGACGCTCGGTGAGCACACGCCGGTCGAGGGCGCTCCGCTCGCCCGGGTCAGTTCGCGACTGACCTGGCCCAAGGCGAAGAGCGATATCGTCGGCCGCGAAGGTGACACCGTCATCCGGACGCCCGGGGGCCCACAGGAACTGGCCGCAGTGCTCGAGTCCGTCGACGAGACCCACTTCGAGCGTCGACAGGAGTTCGAGTCGCACGTCCGCGCAGTGATCGGCACGGGCCCGATTCCGACGGCCGACGAGTAG
- a CDS encoding type II CAAX prenyl endopeptidase Rce1 family protein, producing MRAGFDRLSWVQKSLLAGAVLTVLWTSTVPTNLESRVVVDSLLLIGGPLALGLTHGRRIGWTINRVAVRNAVLLSLFVLPFYLVGSTLPTIREFYPMWDTSAAPGSFLPHALQLFVLALAAETYYRGLLCVGVSEIGFKAVFISPIVYMIHHASKPPIEFLLSGPTDVLFGAVDYHSNSILPSVIAHGAGLVLLDWLVLHDPLFDPTPFLEVLTWLPVPI from the coding sequence ATCCGCGCGGGGTTCGATCGCCTCTCGTGGGTCCAGAAGTCCCTGCTCGCGGGAGCCGTCCTGACCGTTCTCTGGACCTCTACCGTTCCGACGAACCTCGAGTCCCGCGTCGTCGTCGACAGCCTGCTGTTGATCGGCGGTCCGCTGGCGTTAGGGTTGACCCACGGTCGCCGGATCGGCTGGACTATCAATCGCGTGGCCGTCCGCAACGCCGTCTTGCTCTCGCTGTTCGTCCTCCCATTTTACCTCGTGGGGTCGACACTGCCGACGATCCGGGAGTTCTACCCGATGTGGGACACCTCGGCGGCACCCGGTTCGTTCCTGCCACACGCCCTCCAGCTGTTCGTGCTCGCGCTCGCCGCGGAGACCTACTACCGGGGACTGCTCTGTGTCGGCGTCAGTGAGATCGGCTTCAAGGCAGTGTTCATCAGCCCAATCGTCTACATGATCCACCACGCCTCGAAGCCGCCGATCGAGTTCCTGCTGTCGGGACCGACCGACGTCCTCTTCGGTGCAGTCGACTACCACTCGAACTCGATCCTCCCCTCGGTGATCGCCCACGGGGCCGGCCTCGTGTTGCTCGACTGGCTCGTCCTCCACGACCCCCTGTTCGACCCGACGCCGTTTCTCGAGGTACTCACCTGGCTGCCAGTTCCGATCTGA
- a CDS encoding DUF302 domain-containing protein translates to MTLPIDPSTIDPADYGEKQVVLEMDHEEAIEQVREICDDVGFGIPVEFSPSELLNEKVDADRDPYYVLGACNPAIANRALEETLQIGGLFPCNMIVWEEQPGRQCVYHVSIMRIAHLLGIAPDSDEWDEILEETGRLTEEAFGKLAALEAAVDE, encoded by the coding sequence ATGACGCTCCCGATCGACCCATCGACGATCGACCCTGCAGACTACGGCGAGAAACAGGTCGTTCTCGAAATGGATCACGAGGAGGCGATCGAGCAGGTTCGCGAGATCTGTGACGACGTCGGCTTCGGCATCCCCGTCGAGTTCTCGCCCTCGGAACTGCTGAACGAGAAAGTCGATGCCGACCGGGACCCCTACTACGTCCTCGGCGCGTGTAACCCGGCCATCGCCAACCGCGCGCTCGAGGAGACACTGCAGATTGGTGGACTCTTCCCCTGTAACATGATCGTCTGGGAGGAGCAACCGGGTCGCCAGTGTGTCTACCACGTCTCGATCATGCGCATCGCCCACCTGCTCGGCATCGCCCCCGACTCCGATGAGTGGGACGAGATTCTCGAGGAAACCGGCCGACTCACCGAGGAGGCGTTCGGAAAACTCGCGGCACTCGAGGCAGCCGTCGACGAGTAA
- a CDS encoding AI-2E family transporter, translated as MDVRTGFLALVLAITGAIVFLLVAPLLQYVLAAGLLAFVCYPIHRRLRARVDERLSALAVTGLAIVTAVFPILILSVFLVGSVIEFLDSLEELTILETIRETALEFGVEEAILDELEAELLAEFEPSLGGIVEVALAEAIGLLNASVRLGFGLLVLVFVLYYLLVDGRAFVDWVGSVAPLSPGVREELFDEIETVTWAVIYSHVLVAVVEGVLGGLGFYLLGVPNVAFWTVVMMLVSFLPAIGIWLVWGPGVVYLALTAGPLPALVLLLYGVAVLSVVDNYLRAIFVDRGSGVHPAIVLVGVIGGIYLFGVVGLFLGPVLLAAFKAGLTVFAGVNGLDAFDDLESDSTDADESVDSAGQTPDVDG; from the coding sequence ATGGACGTTCGAACCGGGTTCCTCGCGCTGGTGCTGGCGATCACGGGCGCGATCGTCTTTCTCCTCGTCGCGCCGCTCTTGCAGTACGTCCTGGCTGCAGGCCTGCTCGCGTTCGTCTGCTACCCGATTCACCGCCGCCTCCGGGCGCGCGTCGACGAACGGCTCTCTGCACTCGCGGTGACCGGACTCGCCATCGTCACCGCAGTCTTCCCTATCCTCATCCTGTCGGTGTTCCTCGTTGGATCGGTGATCGAGTTCCTCGATAGCCTCGAGGAGCTGACGATCCTCGAGACGATCCGGGAGACGGCACTCGAGTTCGGGGTCGAGGAGGCGATCCTGGACGAACTCGAAGCCGAACTGCTCGCGGAGTTCGAACCGTCGCTGGGCGGGATCGTCGAGGTCGCACTGGCCGAGGCAATCGGGCTGTTGAACGCGAGCGTGCGGCTCGGCTTCGGACTACTCGTGCTCGTGTTCGTCCTCTACTACCTGCTGGTCGACGGGCGGGCGTTCGTCGACTGGGTGGGGTCGGTCGCACCGTTGTCGCCCGGGGTTCGCGAGGAACTGTTCGACGAGATCGAGACCGTCACCTGGGCGGTGATCTACAGCCACGTTCTCGTCGCAGTCGTCGAGGGGGTGCTCGGCGGGCTCGGCTTCTACCTGCTCGGCGTTCCGAACGTGGCCTTCTGGACGGTCGTCATGATGCTCGTCTCGTTCTTGCCGGCGATCGGCATCTGGCTCGTCTGGGGCCCCGGCGTCGTCTACCTCGCACTCACGGCCGGCCCGCTCCCTGCGCTGGTACTCCTGCTGTACGGGGTCGCCGTCCTCTCGGTCGTCGACAACTACCTGCGGGCGATCTTCGTCGACCGCGGCTCCGGCGTCCACCCCGCGATCGTCCTCGTGGGCGTCATCGGCGGCATCTACCTGTTCGGCGTCGTCGGCCTCTTCCTCGGACCCGTCTTGCTCGCGGCGTTCAAAGCCGGGCTGACGGTCTTTGCCGGTGTAAACGGTCTGGACGCGTTCGACGACCTCGAGTCAGACAGTACCGACGCCGACGAGTCCGTCGATTCGGCCGGTCAGACACCCGACGTCGACGGCTAA
- the nreA gene encoding DNA repair protein NreA — MRLDEYIEDLEPDEEAERRRLAREKSYAITDHLEDVERRFDDVLSGDTLVGSTAPSIFVGRSNYPDIPVGVLSPVGDEDAAEEYVTDGSWYQQGYGIDDVLQRRTGLLNSSKQANVDAPSIASRLAPSVHDTWDGFVGVQREVAIAGRPVDLEIGLDGRPDLGLDAGADVATPRGPRANARNAELRENPYVPKSVKKTLEDDDWQAQGAMTYLYRRGFDVYEINTILSAGALGEARQRRLVPTRWSITAVDDTVGQYLRGRIRNAPSIDVVQVWATEYVGNRYWIVLAPGRWEFELVEMKAPGSIWNPDPHGDVWMASAAEGYEGRTGYVEETAGAYYAARLGVLEHLESIGRQAKCLVLREVSDDYWAPVGVWQVRESVRNAFEGEYGEAETFHGAVAEVTSQLPVSLERLRRKSELAAGIQSNLDAFADRS; from the coding sequence ATGCGCCTCGACGAGTACATCGAGGATCTCGAACCCGACGAGGAAGCCGAGCGTCGGCGCCTCGCCAGGGAGAAGTCCTACGCGATCACCGACCACCTCGAGGACGTCGAGCGGCGGTTCGACGACGTGCTCTCGGGGGACACGCTGGTCGGGTCGACCGCGCCGTCGATCTTCGTCGGGCGCTCGAACTACCCGGACATACCGGTGGGGGTACTCTCGCCTGTCGGGGACGAAGACGCCGCCGAGGAGTACGTCACCGACGGCTCCTGGTACCAGCAGGGCTACGGCATCGACGACGTCCTCCAGCGCAGGACAGGGTTACTGAACTCGAGCAAGCAGGCGAACGTCGACGCGCCGAGTATCGCCAGCCGGCTCGCCCCGTCGGTTCACGACACCTGGGACGGCTTCGTCGGCGTCCAGCGCGAGGTGGCCATCGCCGGCCGGCCCGTCGACCTCGAGATCGGCCTCGACGGACGACCCGATCTGGGGCTCGACGCGGGAGCCGACGTCGCTACCCCGCGTGGACCGCGCGCCAACGCGCGTAACGCGGAGTTGCGCGAGAATCCCTACGTCCCGAAATCGGTCAAGAAGACTCTGGAGGACGACGACTGGCAGGCCCAGGGGGCGATGACCTACCTCTACCGGCGCGGGTTCGACGTTTACGAGATCAACACAATCCTCTCTGCGGGCGCACTGGGTGAGGCCAGACAGCGTCGCCTCGTCCCCACACGCTGGTCGATCACCGCGGTCGACGACACGGTCGGCCAGTACCTCCGCGGGCGCATCCGGAACGCCCCGAGCATCGACGTGGTGCAGGTCTGGGCGACCGAGTACGTGGGCAATCGGTACTGGATCGTCCTCGCGCCCGGGCGCTGGGAGTTCGAACTCGTCGAGATGAAAGCCCCCGGAAGCATCTGGAACCCGGACCCCCACGGCGACGTCTGGATGGCCAGTGCCGCGGAGGGCTACGAGGGCCGAACGGGGTACGTCGAGGAGACCGCGGGCGCTTACTACGCCGCCAGACTGGGCGTCCTCGAACATCTCGAGTCGATCGGTCGACAGGCCAAGTGTCTGGTCCTCCGGGAGGTTTCGGACGACTACTGGGCACCCGTGGGCGTCTGGCAGGTCCGCGAGAGCGTCCGTAACGCCTTCGAGGGCGAGTACGGCGAAGCAGAGACCTTCCACGGGGCCGTCGCCGAGGTCACGAGCCAGTTGCCCGTCTCGCTCGAACGGCTTCGGCGCAAGTCCGAACTCGCCGCGGGTATCCAGTCGAACCTCGACGCGTTCGCCGATCGGTCCTGA
- a CDS encoding HVO_2753 family zinc finger protein, whose protein sequence is MSTTDDHQSRSCVSCGINIAGTNAAAFTCPDCGAQIYRCSKCRKQSNLYECPDCGFTGP, encoded by the coding sequence ATGAGTACGACGGACGACCACCAGTCGCGTTCGTGCGTCTCCTGTGGAATCAACATCGCAGGGACGAACGCCGCCGCATTCACGTGTCCCGACTGCGGGGCCCAGATCTACCGCTGTTCGAAGTGCCGCAAACAGAGCAACCTCTACGAGTGCCCCGACTGCGGGTTCACCGGACCCTGA
- a CDS encoding elongation factor 1-beta, translated as MGKVAAKIKVMPESPEVDLDDLQDRLESSLPDGAEINRVDREDVAFGLVALYPTVLVPDDAGGTEAVEETFAEVDEVESVEIDEVGRI; from the coding sequence ATGGGAAAAGTCGCAGCCAAAATCAAGGTCATGCCGGAGAGTCCAGAGGTCGACCTCGACGACCTGCAGGACCGTCTCGAGAGCTCCCTCCCTGACGGAGCGGAGATCAACCGCGTCGACCGTGAAGACGTCGCGTTCGGGCTCGTCGCCCTCTACCCCACCGTGCTCGTCCCCGACGACGCCGGCGGGACCGAAGCCGTCGAAGAGACGTTCGCGGAGGTCGACGAAGTCGAGAGCGTCGAAATCGACGAAGTCGGGCGTATCTGA
- a CDS encoding MFS transporter gives MNVLSDPTKRRWLAWGALATVFLLVNLHRLSTAVLSEQLTADFETTAAQLGTLHASFFLIYAAIQIPTGVLADRVGPRYVGSVGAIVLSLGAVGFALSESYLLAFVSRGLIGLGSGVIFVSILRFCANWYRTDEFATMTGLTGSVAGLGAILATTPLAITVGVFGWRPTVLGLAVVGFVAGGAVFLLARRSPAHAGLDPIEGVPEQPSVSLEEIGGYLRTLVTDLDQWLLSLVFFAGNGSILTLIGLWGVPYLVVVYELDVTTASYFTLLGSVGLLFGPTAIGWVSDRVGRRFLPMTIGMGLLTLAFTVVPLLGKPPLAVVAASYLGAGLLFGAAMLSLSVVKERYPAGASGVATATVNTAGFIGATILPAIMGVALDAHRTGETIGGTVAYTQYGYRLAFAILAGCLGLAFLSSAWLSLRNRVV, from the coding sequence GTGAACGTCCTGTCGGATCCAACCAAGCGCCGGTGGCTCGCCTGGGGTGCACTCGCGACCGTCTTTCTGCTGGTTAATCTGCATCGACTTTCGACGGCCGTCCTCTCGGAACAGCTGACGGCAGATTTCGAAACGACGGCGGCACAGCTGGGAACGCTTCACGCTTCGTTCTTTCTCATCTACGCAGCCATCCAGATCCCGACAGGTGTCCTCGCCGACCGCGTAGGCCCGCGGTACGTCGGGTCGGTCGGTGCCATCGTGCTCAGCCTCGGTGCGGTCGGCTTCGCACTCAGCGAGAGCTACCTCCTCGCGTTCGTCTCGCGGGGACTCATCGGTCTGGGGAGCGGCGTCATCTTCGTCTCGATTCTCCGGTTCTGTGCGAACTGGTACCGTACCGACGAGTTCGCGACGATGACCGGCCTCACCGGAAGCGTCGCCGGGCTCGGGGCCATCCTCGCGACGACACCGCTCGCGATCACCGTCGGCGTCTTTGGCTGGCGGCCAACCGTCCTCGGACTCGCTGTCGTCGGGTTCGTCGCCGGTGGCGCGGTTTTCCTCCTCGCGCGACGCTCGCCGGCACATGCGGGCCTCGACCCCATCGAGGGCGTGCCCGAACAGCCCTCGGTCTCGCTCGAGGAGATCGGCGGCTACCTCAGGACGCTCGTCACCGACCTCGACCAGTGGCTGCTATCGCTGGTCTTCTTCGCCGGCAACGGTTCGATTCTGACGCTGATCGGGCTGTGGGGCGTGCCGTATCTCGTCGTCGTGTACGAGTTAGACGTGACGACGGCGTCGTACTTCACGCTGCTCGGCTCCGTCGGCCTCCTGTTCGGGCCGACAGCTATCGGCTGGGTGTCGGATCGGGTCGGGCGACGGTTTCTCCCGATGACGATCGGCATGGGGCTACTCACGCTCGCGTTTACCGTCGTTCCGCTTCTCGGCAAGCCACCTCTCGCCGTCGTCGCCGCTTCCTACCTCGGTGCCGGTTTGCTCTTCGGCGCAGCCATGCTGTCGCTGTCGGTCGTCAAAGAACGGTATCCTGCCGGGGCGAGCGGTGTCGCCACCGCGACCGTCAACACGGCCGGTTTCATCGGCGCAACGATCCTCCCCGCGATCATGGGCGTCGCACTCGACGCCCACCGGACCGGCGAAACCATCGGTGGCACCGTCGCTTACACCCAGTACGGCTATCGGCTGGCGTTCGCCATCCTGGCCGGCTGTCTCGGTCTTGCCTTCCTGAGTTCCGCCTGGCTGTCCCTCCGAAATCGCGTTGTCTGA
- a CDS encoding alpha/beta fold hydrolase, whose product MATLSLEDGRLWYEETGEGRPLVFVHGGWMNGRSWEPQVERFADEYRVVTLDVRGHGRTGATDTDRYSIDLFTDDLEALLEHLELEDPILGGLSLGSMVVQEYLHRHPSRASAAVLAGAIRSMPPVDLPQGIKPLLSPTPALTSSLAMTGPTATFQSLLWSIRSVTGEPWLSVDPSVRATALEAVGDVSRTEFRKVFEALYRYEPSSLSAVETPTLVVHGDQEALPVRRQGDDLADEVAGGRQRTLANAGHLVNQDRPAAFNETTASFLERVGAT is encoded by the coding sequence ATGGCAACGCTTTCGCTCGAGGACGGACGGCTCTGGTACGAAGAGACCGGCGAGGGTCGGCCCCTCGTGTTCGTCCACGGCGGCTGGATGAACGGCCGGTCGTGGGAACCGCAGGTCGAGCGGTTCGCCGACGAGTACCGGGTGGTGACCCTCGACGTCCGCGGGCACGGCCGGACGGGAGCGACCGATACCGATCGCTACTCCATCGATCTCTTCACCGACGACCTCGAGGCACTGCTCGAGCACCTCGAGCTCGAAGATCCCATCCTCGGAGGACTCTCGCTGGGGTCGATGGTCGTCCAGGAGTACCTCCACCGCCACCCCTCGCGGGCGAGCGCGGCGGTACTCGCTGGCGCGATTCGATCGATGCCGCCGGTGGACCTGCCGCAAGGAATTAAACCGTTACTGTCGCCGACGCCCGCACTGACGAGTTCACTCGCGATGACCGGCCCGACGGCGACGTTCCAGTCGTTGCTGTGGTCGATTCGGAGCGTGACCGGCGAGCCGTGGCTCTCCGTGGACCCGTCGGTCCGGGCGACAGCACTCGAGGCCGTCGGCGACGTTTCGCGTACGGAATTCCGCAAGGTCTTCGAGGCGCTCTACCGGTACGAACCGTCGTCCCTGTCGGCCGTCGAGACCCCGACACTCGTCGTTCACGGCGACCAGGAGGCGCTGCCGGTCAGGCGGCAAGGTGACGACCTCGCCGACGAGGTCGCCGGTGGTCGCCAGCGGACGCTCGCGAACGCGGGGCACCTCGTCAACCAGGATCGGCCAGCGGCGTTCAACGAGACGACGGCGTCGTTCCTCGAGCGAGTCGGCGCGACCTGA